GGGGACGCTTCCGGCGGCTATGCGATCCGGTCAGAAGTTGAGCCTGCAACTGCTGCAGCGCACTGGGCTCCGCCATGTCACCCAATTTCTTGGGCTTGAGGATCCGTTCGGCGAGATCGAGTCGGCTTTCTGAATGACTCGCAGATCCATCTCGCAGAGTCATCAAGTGGAGGATCCGGAACTGCTCTCGAAATTCTGCCCAAGGCATTTCCGGTCCGTTCGGTTTTGCCTTCCCAGGCTTCGTCTCAAGTCCCAGAAGTAGTCTTGCTTCGATCTGAGACTTAAGTAGTTGCGCCTCATCTTCATCGCGGCTTCCAACAGAAATCCGAATTTCCCTTTTTTCGACAGGGCATTTGTATCGGAGCTGGAAAGGCCGGCCTGATGGTCGGGCGATCCGGACCTTCGGAACCTTATGCTTGGGGGCTTCGATCTTTTTCTTTTTCATGAGTTTCTGCCAGCTGGATGTTGCGCAGTTTCAAAAACTGGTTGGACCAGGCTGGGTCACGATTCCACGTCTTTCGGCCTCGATTTTTCCATGTTCTCTGAATACAGATACTCGAGCCAGCGTTTTCCATGGATGAACGCCAGTTTGTGAGCATAAAAAACCAGAGGTTCTTCATGACGTGCGGCGCATTTCCGTCGGGCAGCGCGCAGGGCACTCTCGCCCATGCCGGTGCGGGCCATGAACTCCTTTAACGTGTAAACTTCATCGGGCCTCACCATTCCAGGAACTCGTTCCTTTGGAGCGCGTTCCTTCCGATCAATCTTTGTAAGGTCCAACCCATCCGTTCCGGATGGTGACTCTTTTTTGGGGGCCTTGTTGATCTGCAGCGACGGCGCTTGTGGGCGCATAAAACAATCCTCCGGCAGCGTGTCTAAGCTGCGCTCTCGACGTGAGAAAACTGGAGGATCTGTCGCCTGCCGGAGAGAGGGAGCCTTCCGATCGGGACTCACATCTGCCTTGGGGCAGATGAGCAGAGACAGGGTCTGAGGTTGACTTCGGCTGCGCCGCTTCGTTGATTCGAGCCTTGGCATTCAACGCTGAGTCGCTGTCCTGCTGATCGTGTGGACAAAGCCACGCAGGAAAATGTAACATACTGGGAGACAGTAGTCCAACTGGTTGGCAGTACGCTCGTGATTCGATTCAAAATTCGTGAATTGCTGATGGCGAAAGAGCATTCTGAAGGCCGTCGGATCGCTCTGCGGGAAGTCGCCGAGCGAACCGGAATATCGCCACAGGTTCTGTCCAGCCTTTGTTCTCCAACTCACGCTGTTGTCACGAATACCGCGTTTGTGGAATCGCTCTGTCGGTTTTTTGACTGCACGCCTAATGATCTGATGGTCATGGTGGATGCGGATGATGTCGCTATCTGCCATGTCGATGCACTCTATCCGGATCGACGCCGTTGAAGTTTCAAAATCGTGCTGGCCTGTAGAGTTTCTCAGCCCTGAAGGCGGTGAAGGCTTTCCAGGAACAGCTGCAGCGATTTCAGAAGCGCCTCTCCCTCCCTGATCAAGCTGACCCGATCACTGTCGCCACTTTGTGGCCCTTTACTATCGCCACGACCGTCGGGAGCAACCCGCTCGATTCCTGGAAATTTGAAACCCGCACGGACTCGATAAGCTCGGGCGTTCTCTTCGAAATACCAGGGGACTCCCGCCATCGAGAGAGTCTGCAGAAGACGGAAGATTGTCCTCCTGGAGCAGCCCAGTTCCTCGGCCAGCGTGTCAGCGTCCCAGCGCCCTTTGCCCATAATCAGGTGGAGAAGACGCAGTAACCTCCCGAGCCGCTCACTCTGGCGAATTCGCCGTTCAACTTCTGGTCTGCGCTTTTTGTCCATTCCAAATCTGCATGAAGGCTGGGCCTGACGTCCGGTGAACGAGGATTGTGATTCATCGTGGTGACACCTCTGGGACAGTGACCTCCGGGCGTTGCTATGAACTGGCGAGGAGGAACCCTTTGGGGGATGTTGAATGACCCCCCGTTGACACAGGAGCCGTGATAATCACTGGTTTCTTGGACCGAGATCAGAGGGAGAGACGATGCCAGACCCGTTCTACGGACACCAGCCATCTGTTGGACTGCACATTCTCAAGGATGCCTGGTGCCAGAAGGCCTACCTGGGAGTTCAATCGCGGAGGCTTGCCGAGCCTGGAGAGTTGTCCAATGCGATCGCCGCCACGTTTGCCGCGGCTCCCGTCCGTCATCAGGGATATCGCCTGGAGAGATCCCCGGCGGAGGCGATCCATGTGAGCGAGCAGGAACGTCGACTGGAAGCTGCCCTGTTGCAGCGATGGGGATCGCCTGGGATGTGGCCGACCTCTGGAGGCTGGGGGCGTCTGGTCGCATGCCAGGTGCCGTTGTTCGATCAAGCAGTAAGGGCCGGCTGGGGATACATCGATCTGCTCGGAGTGACGGCGGAAGGACTGCCTGCGGTTGTCGAATTAAAGAAGGCTCCCACAGCTCTTGCTGATGGTCAGACAGCGGCGACAGAGACCCCGTTCCGCATGGTGTTGGAAGCCGCGGCCTACGCGGTGGCACTCCGTCGAAACTGGGAGATCTTTCGACCGGAGTGGATTGCACGACTGAACACAATCGGACTTCCAGATTCGGTGATCGCTCAAGTGCCATTGAAACTTGAGAGAGTTCCGCTTGTTGCGGTGGCTCCTGCCAGTTTCTGGATTGACTGGTTACCCGTCACGGCGAAGGGACAGACGGTGACCGATGAAACCTGGGAGTCGTTCCGCTTGTTGATGAGTGAGTTTGAGAAGGAGAACCTGCCCGTTTCCTTTTTCAGCGTCAGTGGACATGATCTGGACCCTGATGGCCTGGCCATTCAGCCATTGATTGGTTTCCCTCCATGTACACGTTGAAAGCGGTCGCCGTCACATTCTCTTATTGTGCCAAGGTGTCGACCCGTTGGTCCCAAGGAGACTTCACTTCGTCGTGGAATTGATCCATGCTTCGGCTTCGTCCGGGCAATATCGGGGCGCGACTTCAGATGTGAACTGTGCTTCAGGCGAGGATCTCGTAGGTCTCGCCATCTTTCAGCACCCGCACGCTCGTGAAGTGTTCCCGGAATTTCTCTGGTTCGAACGTGTGAATCGGAACCACGACCTTGGCTGAAATCGACTTCACAAACGTGACGATGTCTCGGGAGAGCATGTGCCCGCTCGTATGAACTGGAATCAGGTTTCCTCCGGCAGCTTCAATTGCGGATTTCGTGGGAATCCAGTCTGGTTTGTCGAGGTAGCCGGCCCAACGTGAATACAAGCAGTTCGTCTTGGGCGGCAATACTCCCTGAAAATCCATCGGAAGCATTGTTCCCCGGAACACCATCAAAAACTTCTCCGGATGGTTTTGAATCTCGGTCAATTCGATGCGGTTCGACTGAAACTTTTTCAGGAGATGGGTCAAACCTTTTCGAGCTGCCGAGTTCTGAAACACCTGAGGAAAATAGACTCGTGTTGGTCCCGGTACGATCGGTGAGGGAAGTGGGGTGTCAGTGCTGATCAGGTATTGGATGAACGCTGTGTACTCGTCGGCCACGAACTGCCGGCCCGTCTTGATTGCGGCTCTGATGAACGCGATCAGCCGATCAACGTGTTGGGGAGAAAATGACGCCAGAACCAGACCCGGCGAGCTGCTGATGTGATCGACGATCTCGTCTTCGAGTTCGTACTCAGTCGCAGTATGACCATCCGGTAATCCGAAGTGTGTTCCCTCCATCAGAAGTACGTCGATGGCTCGATCCTGGACCGCTTCGATCAGCGAGCGGTGCATACCAGGCTTCCTGCCGTGGAGTCGCAGATCTCCCGTATACAGAATCGTTTTCTGGCCCGCAGTGATAAGGAACGCCAGACACCCGAAGATAGAGTGATCCACAGGAAATGCTGTGATCGTGATGTCTTTGATGTTCGTGGGGATGCCCGCCTTCAACTCTCGGAATCGTTCACGGGGAAGTTCCACCTGATTGGCGAAGAGCTTTCCCGCCAGCATCATTTTGCTGGTCCCTCGACTGGTGTAGATCGGGATCTCATTTCGGCAATGCCCCAGGAGGCCGGTGTGATCGAGATGGGCATGTGAGAGAAGTATCCCATCCGGAGGTGGGCCATGATCGAACAGGCCACGAACTTGAGGCAGGATCTCCAGTTGTTGAAGTTCCTCGACGCTCTTCCGACGTAACATTCCCGTATCGAGAGGTTCTCTGTCCGCCCGGAACAGCGGCATGCCCACATCCAGGATGATTCGAGCGTGAGCGGACTCAATCTCGATGCAGTTGCCCCCGACTTCGTGTGTTCCCCGATGGATTGTCAGTTTCATAGAGAATGGACTTGGGAAGATGTTTCGATGAGAACGATGAGTTTCAGGTTGATGCGTTGTATTCGTGTCATGGAACTCGCCATGTGCTCAGAACCTCACGATCCGGCGGAAAATAGAAGCCAGCTGTCGTTTTGAGAGTCTCGAGAAATGCTGCAGATCGGACTCGAACCGATGACACAGAGATGTCACCGTCTCTCCCTCTGAGCTACTGCAGCAAACAAAGTCAGGTCGTCGAGAGCATGGTGTTGCTCGATGGCGTATTGTCGGTCGTCACCTGGATTGCTGTTTCTCCTGATTCGATGTTCATCTGGAACACTCTCACGAGAACCAGCGGGTTGTGCCGACTGCCTTACCTTCGCGGGATTTGCGTCTCTCCTGGACCTGACGATGAACTCGTATCAAAGACCAGGGCCAGCGGTGGGGCATTCCCGATCGACGAAACGCCCAATCGGTGTGATTTTCAGATCTTTGTCATCGTTTTTGAGTGCCACTGGTCGAGCCGGAAGCGACTGGGTCTGGCACGACCAGAACATCGTTTCCGTTTTCAGCCTGGCTTGCGATTCTGCCGTTTCGCTCGTCGGTGGGAGAGCCAGCCATGCCAAACGACGAACAGGACGGGCGACATCAGCACCAGGTAAATCGTGCCTGCTCCCAGAATCGTGATGACGTGAAGGCGGAGTTCAGCTGCGGAAGCTCCATGCAGCCAGGCCCAATACTCCCAGATGTGATTTCCGGCGACATAAAGTAGAGGACCGATGTAGACGACGAACGCATAGAAGGACACGCCCATGATGGCGGTCACCATCGCACCGTTCCCCTCTTGTTGTCTGTTCTCTCTCATGGTTTTCTCCGGAGGGCCAATGGGCAATAGAGGCACAGAATGGCTGAGTCAGAGGGTTCGTTCCGTGAGATACCAGCGTTTTTCGTTGTCGTTCCAAGTGAGGGTGTAAGTCGAGATCTTTTCCAACGGCGTCCCGGCCTGGGATTTGAACTCGATGGCGACGTTGAAGCGATAAGCCGGCCACAGCCGCCAGTTTTCAGGGAGAGTTTGACCGGGGGCAAAAGCGAGCGGGTCCGGTTTGTCGGGAACGACGCTCCGAACATTGAAGCTGATGGGGGGCAGCGTCGAATTAATCCGGGAACTCATCGTGGCAGCGTCGTTGTCCTGACCGGCCATCCACTTCTGCATCTCAGAGGAGAAATGAGATCGGGCTGCGGACTCCGACCCTTCTTTCGCCTGGAAGATGGTGTGCGGAATGCAGCCGGTCAGGATGGTCAGGAATGAAATCAGAGAGAGGACACGCAACGTCATGAAAGGCTCCGGGGATCAGGTTGTGGATTGTCACGAATTCGATTGGTCGTGGCTCAACACTGTTACCCGAAGCAATGGACCAAGGTGGGTCAGGCTTGGTCGCTCTCAGAGTTCAACGCGAGTGCTGTTGTCAGCACCTTGGCGTACCGCTGTCTCAGTTCGGCTGGACTCAGGATCTGTACATTTCCTGACCAGGAGAGGATCCAGTGCAGGATCTCTTCCAATCCGTCGACGGTGAAGGCCAGAAGCACACTTCCGTCTTTCTGAAGCTTTGCTTTCTGGGTGTGATGCCAGACGGTTTCTGTGACCACACTGGACGCTGGCGGCAAGAATCGGAGTTCGACCTCGTAAGATTGGTCTCCCCGATACACTGACCAGGCATTCCCCAAAAAGCTCCTGAGATCGAAGTCCGCCGGAACATGCGCGGCCTGGTCGAGCATTCTGAGCGATTTGAACCGGGCGATACGAAGCGTCTTCGGTTGAGACTCTCCATCCAGATGGCCGATGAGATACCACGCTCGTTTGATGAGACAAAGCCGATAGGGGTGCAGTCGCAGCTTCACGGTCTGGCTTTCATACGGACTCGAATAGAGGCCGGTCAGTTGCTTTCCTTGAAGGAGAGCGAACTGAGCGGTTTTGATCGCCTCGTCATGTCGACTGTGGTCGGCGATTTTGAGGTCGAAGACTTCGATGAGTCGGGCAGCGTCCGACAGAATCTGCTGAATTTGTTCACTCGATGTGGCTGTCAGTTTTCGAGTCGTCGGCCCTGCACCCTCAGAGATATTGAGACCAGCGGCCGAAGAAGCTGCTGTTGCGATCGCCTGTCCCAGAGCCTCTTCTAACGTGAGGGTCAACGTCGGAAACCGAAAGTCCGGCCGGACTCGGTAGCACTGTGTCCGTTCGTCCTTGTAGAACGGAATCCCCGCGAATTCCAGTACTTCCAGATCTCTCCGGACCGTTCGGTCCGAGCAGCCCAGTTCCTCAGCAATGGCTTGAAGCGTCCACTGTCCTCGGGACTGGATGAGATTGAGGACTCCCAGAACCCTGGCGATTCGGTCTGCCTGACGCACTCGCCGATCACGATCGGGGCGCTGAGGAACAGGAGTGGTCCGTCCTGGTGGGATAGAGGGTTTTCGGGTGGAGCGTTTTTTTGCCATGGTGCTGAGATCGTACCGAACCACTGAAAAGTTTTGATGGCTCAGCATGCTGGCTCCTGATGGCAGGGGTGGGACATTGCCTGCAGGGATTTCACATCACGCGGCGTTTTCGAAGATCCAGGTGTGAGCGAGATCGACAACCTTGGCAAGCAATTGGAGATCGTCGCGACCAAAGGAATCGGTCTGTTTCCAGTCTTCGCCGTCCTTGTAGATTCGCGAGACCGTCACGTTGTGACGGGTACCAACCGCCGTCTCATTCTGCCAGATGGCCGCCTTTACGGCTCCGAAGCGAATTTCGTGAACAGGTTGCTGCTTGGTTGATTTGGCCATAGCGTAGATTCCTTTGAGAATGGTGTGATAGTTAACACCAATACCCCGAGGAAGCTGATTGCTCGCGATGGCGACTTGTCAGGGTGGAACGTCGGTGTGTCGGACCGAAGCGGGTTAGCGACAATTAACTCGACGCTCAGGACACGCTCACGTTACATGAACGACCAAGGTCAGTTGCCCGCTCAAACTGAGCAGGCGCAAAAACCATTGCACCTTTGCGGTATGGTAATCATCACAGATGACGGACTCAGGGCTTTTCTGGAAATGTCCACCGACACTCATATGTGAAATCCGGCTCCACACTCAACAGCGTGAATGCCAGGATATGGCCGTCCACGACGTTTAACTGCTGGGCCGGCGCAACGGATTCCGACTCAGAGATGTTCCCTTTCGGATATCGCAGCAAGTTGAAGTTCTGATAGCGTTTGTCATCCGGCATCAGTAACCACGCGCTTAGAAGCCCGGTTTCGGTATCCACATACAGGTTCACCGATTGCTGATTTTCTCCCTGCGGTTCGCGAACCTGCAATTCCAGTGCGAGGTCGACGACCTCTTTGGGAGGGATCTTTGAAAGATCGAACTCGACTTCGAATAGATGCGGCGTCTCACGCCCCGCTGCGGCAGCAGGTCGCTGCACCCGCAGTCTCGCAGGAACGTGCGGATTAAGCGACCGCACGTCGAGCCGAGGATGATCCAGCCGAAACTTCACGACAAATCGATTGGCGGTCGACTCCAGTTTGCGGAGTCGAAAGCGGCGATAGCCATAAATCGAAGATTGCCCAGCCGCCGCACGCCGCGGCGTTGACATCCAGCGGCGCATATCGAGTACCCGCAAATCTGCGATGACTTCAAGGCCGCTGTAATCTGGCGGCGTCAGTTCTCGCACCTCAATCATCGGCATTCCCTCGAACAACGGGGGCGTGCCGTCCTGGAGTAGCCTGTTCATTACAGCATAGTCTTGATTGCTCTGCGCCATCGACTCGACGAGCTGCTGATTGATTTGAGACTGGCGATACCATTTGACGCCGTAGTACGGCAAGATCAGGAGAATCGGAACGAGAAGCGGGACGTAGATGTATGAAATCCAGTCGCGGTAATCGAGCAGCGTACTCCAGATGCGTCGGACGGCAGAGTGCTGAAGCGTTCGGGACTGTTGTGTGACGGGTGCGATGGGCGGGACCACGGTTGCCACGGGGGGAATGATCTTTGGCGACGCGGCTCGTGCGGTGGACATTGGATCCCAGGGAGAATCCGCCGGGATCTCTGTGCCAAATAAGTCGGGGCGTGAGCGACAGGCGCTGCGCCCGACACAGTAGCCGTGGCGGATCAGGGCGCTGATTTCCAACGGAGAGAACCGATCGAGATCGGTTCGGATCTCAGCCGCCCGTCGCTGAATCTCTGGATGCGCGGCTGTTGGGTCTTCTTCCCTATCGATGCAGCGAGAAATCGGCGCAAAGACGAATCCCGGTGTGCCGGAAAACGTGTCGACTTCCAACTGCCAGACGCGATCCATCAAAATGTCGCTGGCGCGCATCGATGTCGAGATCAGTCCGCCGGCGCGTGCGTTCGCGACGATCTGGAATTCCTTCCCGGCATCGCTGACCAGGACGGAATCGAAACATCCATTTTCCGAGCGAAAGCAGGGCCTGCCGGTCACTTGTCGCACGGCATTCTGAACCAGTTGACGGTTGAGCCACAACCGCTCTCCTCCTTCCAATTCCCGCTCGTCCTGTTGTGCAGCTCTGATCAACGTTTCAACGTCGGCGTCATTGAGCGAGAGTCCGGAAAACGCTGGATCGCGAGCCAGGTTCTCGTGGTTCAGAACGTCCCATAAGCCGTCGACAAGACGGGCAACGGACTCACTTTCCGACATGACGTTTCCGGCCATCCCATTGCGAGGCTGTGACAACAAGTGCGACAGACGGCGTAGTGGGTTCTCGACCGGACCGGCTGCGGCCTCTGCGAGCGCTCGCTGCAATTGCTGTGGGTCAGACAGATCGTCAAGTTCCAACCGAACCTCGCTAGCCATCCATGACCGTTCCAGGCAACGGAACATGCGAACGCCGAGATTGTCGTACACGCCTCCGTCGGTAAAGGCGAGCCGTCCGAATTGGCCGGGATTCGCCCCTACATCGCTGGCCTGCAGCTCGAGCGGCGGAAAAAAGCCAGGGAACGCCGACGAAGCAGTGACAGCCATCGGAATTGTTGCCAATCCGGTGTGAATTCTTTCAAACCGCATCCGCTGGCCGGGCCGTCGCCGCTGCATGAGCAGGCCATCGCGAGTGAAGGCGCACAAGCAGCCTTCGCTCAGATTCGTCGCCAGCATGTACAGCCGGGGGCGGTCGGGCAACTGGAACAGGCAAGTGTCGCCGAACAGGAACTTTTCATAGTGATATTCCAATAGTCCCGTGCGTGTGAGCTGGCGACAGGGCCGGCGCAGCGCAAGTCGGCGCAGCCCCCGCAATGGCATTGCCAACGGGTAGCGGCGGACCACTCGATTACGAATATCGAGCTGCACGAATCGAAGTATTTCGGCAGCAGCAGCGTCGAAATCTTTCAGAGAACCGGTATAGCGCTGCCAATTCTGGACCAGATGCGCCGCAAGGATGCTTCCGCCGGATACGGACGTGATCTGCGTCACATTGGGGAGAATGTTCGCTTCCCGCAGGAAGCGGATCATGCCTAAGTGAAACAGTGTGGCCCGAAAGCCCCCACCAGACAACGCGAGCCCGATACGGTGCATAAAACACCCAAGATGAGGTCAGCCTCCGGGCTTATGAATTCGCATCGAGCAAGACAGCGAGAGGTCGCCAAGCCTGAGAAATGAGGTGCTCGATTTCCGTCGGAGTCCATCCTATGGCGGCGCTGTCAGGGGAAGCAAGGGCGGCAACTTCGGTGAAGCGGCGAAAGCATGAGGTGTTGCGACATGATTGAGAGTATGCATGCTTGAACCGGCTACTGCTCGCCTTCAGAATCCATAAGACCAGAGAAGATGGTAGGAGTAGTACGACCCGCATAAGCCCACCTGCGTCACTTTACCTTCAGCAGCATGCGGTGCATGCTCCGTATCCGAGAAGTTCTCGAAGGGGCCGCAGACGATGCCGGCGGACATGATTCTGCTCGAGAGAAGCGGCCCAGCCGAGACCGGCGTTCGGTTATGAAGCTGGGCCTATCTGATGCGCGGTTCGACTTTCATTTCATCACCGCGAGATTTCGCCAAAGGTTCGTCAGGCTCTCTGTGCCTCCGAACAGGGTGGTGAAGTGAGTGGAGTCGATGAGCAAGATGTCGCCGGCCCGTTGTTCGTTCGGCGGCATCCAAAGCAGGCAGTTGAATTCTTTGTTGCCCGCGGCCGTGAAGGGGTGGGGACGGTCGGGGTCGATGAGTTGTCTACCCAACACATGCACCGAATATGCATCTTGAGCTGTCACTTCGTAGTGGGGCAGATGCAGGTGGAAGTTGAATGTGGTGACGTTGTTCAACAGCCCCAGCGCATCGAGATCACGGAAAGCGGTCAGCGGCGCGATCTCCTTTGTCCCTTTCACGACTGCGGGTCGTAGTCCCCATTGATTGTTCACCGGGACGTTGAGGGCTGCCATCAGCGAGCGTGTGTATTGACTGAATCTCTGCTGACGAGGCACGAGTTCGTCGCCGTGGTGGCGGTATTCCATCTGCCGCTGTTGGGGATCGTTAGTAAAGCCGACGTCGTGATGGGGAGCCAGGACCAGACAGGTTCCCTCGCGTTTCAACCACTCTCGAATCGCGTCGATTTCGCCTGACTCCGCCTCTTGTTCGGCAACGAGATGGTCCAGGCCAAACACCATCAGCGTGTCCGTGTCGGCCAGCACCCGTTCGTCAATCGGCAACTTGTAACCAGCCTGATCAATGCGCTGGAACACTGCCACGGGATGGCCGGTCGCCTCGCCGACGACCTGCTGAAATGAAAGGGTCGATCGATGGAATAATTCCAGCGTTCCACCAATCCCTTGCAGGAAGTTCATCTTGTCCCACTCGGTGGCTTCAAACGCTGGCCAGGCGACCCGACGAACTTCCGTCATGGAGGAAAAACGATTGTCGAGCTCGGTGAGATCGCGATTCGTTTCCCAAGGATAACTCCAGGTCCAATAGATGCTGACGCGTCGCTTGCCGGGCGTCTGCTTTCGAGGAATGTGGTCCTGGTTATAGGTCCGGGCTGGTTGTCGCGTGGCCATTCGCTGCCTTTCAAAAATCCGGATGTCGGAGCCTATTTTTCAGTTCGCTTGCCAAGTCTCTTGCTGATTGAGGTGCCGTGTTACGCTGGCCGCCACGCGACCAAAAATTCCGGCATATGTCGGAAACGAAAGTGGGACTCGCGCAACTTCATCGACTCGCATTCCCGCGGTCATGGCGATCGCTGCGAGTTGAGTGATTTCGACCGCCCGTTCGCCGACGACGTGACAACCGAGGAGTTTGTGTGTTGCACGGTCGACGACCAGCTTGCAAAAACCGAATGTGCGACCGTCGATGATCGTGCGGGTGGTCGTATCGAAGTGGATCGTCGAGGCCAGGACATCGTGTGTTGCCCGGGCCTGCGATTCGGTCATTCCCACCTGGGCGTATTCCGGGTCGGTGAAACTGCCGATGGGATTCACTGCTTCGGGCAGCGTCGTCATCGGACCTCGTACCGCATTTGTCGCCGCCACGAAACCGTCCTGGATCGCCGGCGGGACCAACAGCAAGCGACCCGTGACATCGCCGGCGGCCAAGATGTGCGGCGAGGTCGTTCGCAGATACTCATCGACGACAATGAAACCCTTCGAATCCGTCTCGACTCCGGCGGCCTGAAGTCTCAAAGCGGCCGTGTTGGCCTGCCAGCCAATTGCGACCACAGCGAGCGACGCTTCGGCCTGATATCGAACGCCGTCTTTGCAATAATTCATCCGTACGCCATTCGGCGTTTTCTCGAATGATTCGATCTCGCCAAAGTTCTCCTGGACTTCGATCCCCGCGCTCCGAAATGCGGAGGCGACGGCAGCTGAAATGTCCTCGTCTTCTGTGGGCAGAATACGTGGTCCGCGATGAAACAGCTGCACTCGTGAGCCGAACGCATTGAAGACCGAAGCGACCTGCGCCCCGGTGGCGCCGCCGCCAATGACCAGCATCGAAGACGGCACTGAGGAGAGGCTCCAGGCGTCGCTGTGCGTGTTCGTGAATTCAAATCCCGGAACGTCGAGCCGTCGACTGGATCCGCCTGTACAGATCACAAAGCTCTTCGCCTCTAATCGCAGTCCACTCCCCGACTCAATTGTGTGTGAATCCACGAACTGGACATCTCCCGCACATTCATAGACGGAGACACCTAGCGATTTGATCTGCTCGCGCCAGGAAGAACAGGTTCGGACGTCGCGAGTCACCTCGCGAACGCGGACGAGGAGTCGATCATAATCCAGCGAGGGCTCGTTGATCGTGATGCCGTATTGACCGAGCTGTCGCGCATCTCGCAGTAACCGTGCCGCATGCGCCAGCGTCCTCACGGGAACGGGACCGTCATTTGCCGCCATACCGCCAAACTCGCCGCGGCTGATGAGGGCCGTACGAGCGCCCAGATCCCCGGCGCGCAATGCCGCAACCACGCCAGCCGGACCAGCTCCGATGATAATGACGTCGAACCGAGCCCCTGAGTTCGTCATGTTGTTCCAAATCAAAGCTCGATCTTCAGCCGCATCCCGACGATGACCGTTGTATCCAGGCTCATTGTGCTGGGCTCCACAACTTGGAGATCACCTGTCAGGTGGCAATAACGATTGAGGCTGGCGTTATAAAAAAACTCCATGCCGTGTTCGTCGCGCTGGGCAAGTCCTGGCGGCGCGAGTGGTCCCGACAGCAACGCTTTGAAGTTGCTCGACAGCCCGACAAGAAAATAGCCCAGACCGAATGTATCCTGCTGCCGACCTGGGATCAGGCTGCTGCCGCCAAGGCCGAGCGTCGTATTCCAACCAATTGGATTCGGATCGCCGTCCGAAATCCCAGTCATGCCGAACACTCCCCAGCCGATGGACGGGTCTGTTTCGCTGACCCACAGGTACTGATCGAAGTTGTACCACACCGCCCAGGAGCCGGAGACTTCTCCTGCCACGATGCCCTGTCCAGGCACAATCACAAAGGATGCCGGGTCAACCGAAGTGAATGTTCGGCTGTTCCAATTGACGCCGACATTTTGGTTTCCCGGCAAACCGAATGGAGCGACCGGAGTCTTGACCGTGCTTGAGAGGAGTACGCCATCCGCGAACAGTTGATCCAGATCCAAAGTGGTCGCGTGATTATTGGGATCGCGAACGACAAAAGAGAACCCCGGAGTCTGATCCCCAGTCACGGCGAATCCTGCTCCGTACGTTGAATAAGGGACGGTGCGGGCATTGATGATGTTTGCCACGATTCCGCTGTTCATGAACCGGTCGATGCCATTGCG
This window of the Planctomicrobium piriforme genome carries:
- a CDS encoding carbohydrate porin; this encodes MGCAISLWDVTPAALAGDDCSAMAEIDQDIEYSGSIFDAAASPFFRDSLDDRLKLTGDWFGAREQGADRGITLDANLTQFFQGVASGGQDQTSAYGGKLDYYLNIDGDKSGLCDGLLVSIHAETRYGEDINIATGMLTFANFNMAFPKEGEDATGITKFLVSQSLSEKCVVFAGKINTLDDFELNFTGRNGIDRFMNSGIVANIINARTVPYSTYGAGFAVTGDQTPGFSFVVRDPNNHATTLDLDQLFADGVLLSSTVKTPVAPFGLPGNQNVGVNWNSRTFTSVDPASFVIVPGQGIVAGEVSGSWAVWYNFDQYLWVSETDPSIGWGVFGMTGISDGDPNPIGWNTTLGLGGSSLIPGRQQDTFGLGYFLVGLSSNFKALLSGPLAPPGLAQRDEHGMEFFYNASLNRYCHLTGDLQVVEPSTMSLDTTVIVGMRLKIEL
- a CDS encoding dihydrolipoyl dehydrogenase family protein; the encoded protein is MTNSGARFDVIIIGAGPAGVVAALRAGDLGARTALISRGEFGGMAANDGPVPVRTLAHAARLLRDARQLGQYGITINEPSLDYDRLLVRVREVTRDVRTCSSWREQIKSLGVSVYECAGDVQFVDSHTIESGSGLRLEAKSFVICTGGSSRRLDVPGFEFTNTHSDAWSLSSVPSSMLVIGGGATGAQVASVFNAFGSRVQLFHRGPRILPTEDEDISAAVASAFRSAGIEVQENFGEIESFEKTPNGVRMNYCKDGVRYQAEASLAVVAIGWQANTAALRLQAAGVETDSKGFIVVDEYLRTTSPHILAAGDVTGRLLLVPPAIQDGFVAATNAVRGPMTTLPEAVNPIGSFTDPEYAQVGMTESQARATHDVLASTIHFDTTTRTIIDGRTFGFCKLVVDRATHKLLGCHVVGERAVEITQLAAIAMTAGMRVDEVARVPLSFPTYAGIFGRVAASVTRHLNQQETWQAN